One window from the genome of Cloacibacillus sp. encodes:
- the glgP gene encoding alpha-glucan family phosphorylase, which yields MINIVIHGHFYQPTREDPWSGDVPRDATAAPAHDWNERIYAECYQPNSCAKILGGDGRIKSIINNYSQMSFDFGPTLHRWIEGRDAALYHLITSSGRMAIAQAYNHIIMPLASDSDRLTQTIWGIEDFRYRFGRAPEGMWLPETAANTQTLETLACCGIKFTILAPRQCRAVIDENGTHPTPGGAGLDVTRPYLCTLPSGRSITIIFYHDGIARDIAFGGLLNNGDLFAQTVMRAAAEGDDRLLLTATDGESYGHHHKFGEMALARFFEQTASAPNVSLPSIAEFIEKHPARARCVIEENTSWSCVHGVERWRSDCGCSTGGEAGWNQKWRGPLRFAFDQLAARVDEIYEEAVREYGDPWALRNEAIELYRCGLHLSKEERTAQKRAFVAGRLDGISEAAADRTAEMLEMQRMRMFMYTSCGWFFNDIAGVETKQAIACAVRAAQLASHAAGKDIISGLIEDLKEARGNTAEYPNAVVVAELAVMPRLKEEEKEEVAYETKSENNGLESVTGMNFGTNLAASLLSTLECDPAFRNIAYFSMEIALMPEIPTYSGGLGVLAGDILKSGADLGVPMVGITLLYKKGYFAQKINKEGRQTEYPVEWNPREFMTQLPNRITITMNNRPVSVGVWCYTLVGQSGHSLPIFFLDTDLPENCPEDRQLTAELYGGDNKYRLCQELILGIGGLRLLRDMGFRNVTTFHLNEGHAGFITLELLREQGYGDLEKVKNQVIFTTHTPVAAGHDFFSYDLINEVLDGNFAQILRQNIGGSGLSMTDLALKLSRYVNGVSHKHAMVSRAMFSDQSIDWVTNGVHTTTWTSPSFARLYDKHIPGWRNDPSRLMQALHIPNDEIWKAHQAAKMKLLALVLEETGQELDADVLTIGFARRAATYKRADLVFSDIKRLVEVGGGKVQFVFSGKAHPHDEPGKDILQKINRISAELGTTIPVVFIENYNMGPAKVITAGVDLWLNTPMRPREASGTSGMKCVHNGVMNFSVLDGWWIEGCIEGRTGWAIGPEPTENEMVEYNEAEDAVDLYNKLEEKIIPTYYTNRAKWISMMKFAIAVNASYFNTHRVVHEYCEKAYGTVFRGH from the coding sequence TTGATAAATATTGTTATACACGGGCATTTTTATCAGCCTACACGGGAGGACCCATGGAGCGGCGACGTGCCGCGGGACGCGACTGCGGCTCCCGCGCACGACTGGAACGAAAGAATTTACGCCGAGTGCTATCAGCCTAACAGCTGCGCAAAAATATTGGGCGGCGACGGGCGGATAAAATCCATAATAAACAACTACTCCCAGATGAGTTTTGATTTCGGGCCTACGCTGCATCGGTGGATAGAGGGCCGCGACGCGGCGCTCTATCATCTTATCACCTCTTCTGGACGGATGGCCATTGCGCAGGCCTACAACCATATCATAATGCCGCTTGCTTCGGACAGCGACCGGCTTACGCAGACGATATGGGGCATAGAGGATTTTCGGTACAGGTTCGGGCGCGCTCCGGAGGGGATGTGGCTCCCGGAGACTGCGGCAAACACACAGACGCTAGAGACGCTCGCCTGCTGCGGGATAAAATTTACCATTCTTGCGCCGCGTCAGTGCCGCGCGGTCATCGACGAAAACGGCACACACCCAACGCCGGGCGGTGCTGGTCTCGACGTCACGAGGCCCTACCTCTGCACTCTGCCCTCAGGGCGCTCCATCACGATAATTTTTTATCACGACGGAATTGCCCGCGACATCGCCTTCGGAGGGCTGCTCAACAACGGCGACCTTTTTGCGCAAACGGTGATGCGGGCCGCGGCGGAGGGCGACGACCGGCTGCTGCTTACTGCGACGGACGGCGAAAGCTACGGCCACCACCATAAATTCGGAGAGATGGCGCTTGCGCGCTTTTTTGAACAGACAGCATCCGCACCAAACGTTTCGCTGCCTTCGATAGCGGAGTTCATAGAAAAACATCCGGCGCGGGCGCGGTGCGTCATTGAGGAAAACACCTCATGGTCCTGCGTACACGGCGTTGAAAGATGGCGCTCGGACTGCGGATGCAGCACCGGCGGAGAGGCCGGCTGGAACCAGAAATGGCGCGGGCCGCTGCGTTTTGCTTTTGACCAGCTTGCCGCGCGCGTCGACGAGATTTACGAAGAGGCCGTGCGGGAATACGGCGACCCCTGGGCTTTGCGCAACGAGGCGATAGAGCTTTACAGATGCGGCCTCCATCTTTCAAAAGAAGAACGAACGGCGCAAAAAAGAGCTTTCGTAGCCGGCAGGCTGGACGGAATATCAGAAGCCGCGGCCGACAGGACGGCGGAGATGCTTGAAATGCAGCGTATGCGCATGTTCATGTACACCTCGTGCGGCTGGTTTTTCAACGACATAGCGGGAGTGGAGACGAAACAGGCCATTGCCTGCGCGGTGCGCGCGGCGCAGCTTGCCTCGCACGCCGCCGGCAAAGATATTATATCCGGCCTTATCGAAGATTTAAAAGAGGCGCGCGGCAATACGGCGGAATATCCAAACGCCGTGGTCGTGGCGGAGCTTGCGGTGATGCCGCGGCTCAAAGAAGAAGAAAAAGAAGAAGTTGCCTACGAAACAAAATCGGAGAACAATGGATTGGAGAGTGTAACGGGCATGAATTTTGGAACAAACCTTGCGGCGTCGCTGCTTTCAACTCTTGAGTGCGACCCAGCCTTTAGAAACATCGCCTATTTTTCAATGGAGATAGCGCTCATGCCTGAGATACCGACCTATTCAGGCGGCCTGGGCGTGCTTGCCGGAGATATTTTAAAAAGCGGCGCGGATCTTGGAGTGCCTATGGTAGGAATTACGCTGCTCTACAAAAAGGGCTACTTCGCCCAGAAGATAAACAAAGAGGGGCGTCAGACGGAATACCCCGTCGAGTGGAACCCGCGCGAATTTATGACGCAGCTGCCAAACCGGATCACGATCACAATGAACAACCGTCCCGTAAGCGTAGGCGTGTGGTGCTATACGTTGGTGGGCCAGTCGGGGCACTCGCTTCCGATATTCTTCCTCGACACGGACCTGCCGGAGAACTGCCCTGAGGACAGACAGCTTACTGCGGAGCTTTACGGCGGAGACAACAAATACCGCCTATGTCAGGAGCTGATACTTGGCATAGGCGGCCTGCGGCTGCTGCGCGACATGGGCTTCCGCAACGTCACCACCTTCCACCTGAACGAGGGTCACGCGGGCTTCATCACGCTGGAGCTGCTGCGCGAGCAGGGCTACGGGGACCTCGAAAAGGTAAAGAATCAGGTCATCTTCACGACGCACACGCCAGTGGCTGCGGGACACGACTTTTTCTCGTACGACCTGATAAACGAGGTGTTGGACGGGAACTTCGCGCAGATACTGCGCCAGAACATCGGCGGCAGCGGCCTTTCCATGACGGACCTCGCGCTCAAGCTCTCGCGCTACGTAAACGGCGTCTCTCACAAACACGCGATGGTGAGCCGCGCTATGTTCAGCGACCAGTCTATAGACTGGGTGACAAACGGCGTGCATACGACGACGTGGACCTCTCCGAGCTTCGCGCGCCTCTACGACAAACACATCCCCGGCTGGCGCAACGACCCTTCGCGCCTCATGCAGGCGCTGCACATACCAAACGACGAAATATGGAAGGCGCATCAGGCGGCGAAGATGAAGCTGCTTGCTCTGGTGCTTGAAGAGACCGGGCAGGAGCTAGACGCCGACGTGCTGACAATAGGATTCGCGCGACGCGCGGCCACCTACAAGCGTGCGGACCTCGTCTTCTCAGACATAAAACGCCTCGTGGAAGTGGGCGGCGGCAAAGTGCAGTTCGTCTTTTCCGGCAAGGCGCACCCGCACGACGAACCCGGCAAGGATATACTCCAGAAGATAAACAGAATATCGGCGGAGCTTGGGACTACGATACCGGTAGTCTTCATCGAAAATTACAACATGGGCCCCGCCAAGGTGATAACCGCGGGCGTGGACCTCTGGCTCAACACGCCGATGCGTCCGCGCGAAGCCTCAGGCACGAGCGGCATGAAGTGCGTCCACAACGGCGTCATGAACTTCTCCGTGCTGGACGGCTGGTGGATAGAGGGCTGCATCGAGGGCAGAACGGGCTGGGCCATCGGGCCGGAGCCTACCGAAAACGAAATGGTGGAGTATAATGAGGCGGAGGACGCGGTCGACCTCTATAATAAGCTTGAGGAGAAGATAATCCCCACTTATTACACGAACCGCGCAAAGTGGATAAGCATGATGAAATTCGCAATAGCGGTGAACGCAAGCTACTTCAATACTCACAGGGTGGTGCACGAATATTGTGAAAAGGCTTATGGTACCGTTTTCCGCGGACACTAA
- a CDS encoding ATP-binding protein, which produces MLEDLSAHVLDISENSTRAGATEIEVTIKEDEKEDLLLFSVKDNGKGMTPEFVAKVTDPFTTTRTTRRVGMGLPFLRQSCELCGGGLQIESEVGVGTKTTATFMLSSVDRPPLGDVAASVMTLIMGAPAVHWVYRHSINGMEYVMDTDEIVEALDGDRDMLASPDVGLWIMETIKSELCALRQGQTA; this is translated from the coding sequence ATGCTCGAAGATCTTTCGGCTCACGTGCTCGATATTTCCGAAAACAGCACGAGGGCCGGCGCAACTGAGATAGAGGTCACGATAAAAGAGGACGAAAAAGAAGATCTGCTGCTCTTTTCCGTGAAGGACAACGGCAAAGGCATGACGCCCGAGTTTGTGGCGAAGGTGACGGATCCGTTCACCACGACGCGCACGACGCGCCGCGTAGGTATGGGGCTGCCCTTTTTGCGTCAGTCCTGCGAACTGTGCGGCGGCGGCCTTCAAATCGAGTCCGAAGTCGGAGTAGGCACAAAAACCACGGCGACCTTCATGCTCTCAAGCGTAGACAGGCCTCCCCTTGGAGACGTCGCCGCCTCCGTTATGACTTTGATAATGGGCGCGCCCGCGGTCCACTGGGTCTACAGACATTCCATAAACGGCATGGAGTATGTGATGGACACGGACGAGATAGTGGAGGCGCTGGACGGCGACCGCGATATGCTCGCCTCGCCCGACGTCGGCCTCTGGATAATGGAGACGATAAAAAGCGAACTTTGCGCGCTGCGTCAGGGGCAAACTGCGTAA
- a CDS encoding L,D-transpeptidase: MKKIFLSAVLLIFLFAAAASAAQWNPKQDEYWIRINKQQLRLSLVKGESVVKSWPVSIGKGRGKEKTSRMDLITPTGTFTIYRVIPDAEKLVFDPAWFDEPGEAKAGVYGTKLISFYNKWEIAIHGTNAPWSVGRWATHGCVRLRNADIEDLVKYVKPKMKVVIVEKNEKLPFSRETI; encoded by the coding sequence ATGAAAAAGATTTTTCTTTCAGCGGTTCTTTTGATTTTCCTTTTCGCGGCGGCCGCCTCAGCCGCTCAATGGAACCCAAAGCAGGATGAATACTGGATCCGGATAAACAAGCAGCAGCTCAGACTTTCTTTGGTAAAGGGCGAAAGCGTTGTAAAGAGCTGGCCGGTATCTATCGGCAAGGGCAGAGGCAAGGAGAAGACTTCGCGCATGGACCTCATAACTCCCACTGGCACCTTCACCATTTACAGGGTGATACCGGACGCGGAAAAACTTGTATTCGATCCGGCGTGGTTTGACGAACCGGGCGAGGCGAAGGCGGGCGTCTACGGCACGAAGCTCATATCCTTTTATAACAAATGGGAGATAGCCATTCACGGGACAAACGCCCCGTGGTCCGTGGGCAGGTGGGCCACTCACGGCTGCGTGCGCCTGCGCAACGCCGACATCGAGGACCTTGTGAAGTATGTAAAGCCCAAGATGAAGGTAGTGATAGTGGAAAAGAACGAGAAGCTCCCATTCTCCAGGGAGACAATATAA
- a CDS encoding methylmalonyl-CoA mutase family protein produces MNETEARTDAFQPVSFDEFAEPSHEEWRKEAEAALKGAPFDKRMYTSTYEGITLDPIYTLDGSADLLQNESLPGDAPYLRGTKSSGYVGAPWGIAQSVSESSPAAANAAVAHELAKGATILHFKLDEKSLAGSDPDHSDRSEGGVSISTLEDMDELLKGLDLTKRPVHLYAGSSAMTLLPLVAAQFRASGRQLSFQQVKGCIGADPLGALAECGALAIPLEELYDEMAHCVKWAEKEAPSLKTILIRGSVWHNGGASATQEAAYAVCSAIAYIRALRSRGIEPEAAMKQMKFSLSLGKDFFMEIAKLRAIRVVWAQVAEAFGCGSSECAKIDIIAETSSFTMSKYDPYVNVLRTTTEAFSGAVGGVADMAVGCFDEAVRPAGENSKRIARNIQIMLQTEFEMLQPVDPAGGSWYVERLTAQCAQTIWALVQKIEADGGLYASLEKGLVQEDIDKVFKSRLKNLALRKDRAVGTNMYPNATEKPLETDGADPASARALRAAAVANFKKLRDDEHLADVTRQLAAKLAEGGDDVVPAVVEAYMAGASAGEIRKILDDGFDGRPEAVRPVAPHRQTEEIEALRLATEDYAARTGKNIRIFLANMGPIPQHKGRADFTTGFMEVANFEVIKNTGFASPEEAAAAAVASGADAAVICSTDDTYPELVPPTARCIKAAAPQMKVLLAGAPAAEFKDSYVEAGVDDFIHVKANCLQILKSIQESKAGFKNAQ; encoded by the coding sequence ATGAACGAAACAGAGGCACGAACCGACGCGTTCCAACCGGTCTCATTTGATGAATTTGCCGAGCCTTCGCATGAAGAGTGGCGCAAAGAGGCCGAAGCCGCGCTTAAGGGCGCTCCGTTCGACAAACGGATGTATACCTCGACCTACGAGGGCATCACGCTTGATCCAATCTACACGCTGGACGGCAGTGCCGATCTTCTGCAGAATGAAAGCCTGCCCGGCGACGCTCCGTATCTGCGCGGCACAAAAAGTTCTGGATATGTCGGCGCGCCGTGGGGCATAGCTCAGAGCGTTTCGGAATCAAGTCCTGCCGCGGCAAACGCCGCCGTCGCGCACGAGCTTGCAAAGGGCGCGACCATCTTGCATTTCAAGCTTGATGAGAAAAGCTTGGCGGGCTCCGACCCCGACCATTCCGACAGGAGCGAAGGCGGCGTTTCTATTTCCACGCTTGAGGATATGGACGAACTGCTCAAAGGGCTTGACCTCACCAAGAGGCCCGTTCATCTTTATGCGGGATCCTCCGCCATGACGCTGCTGCCGCTTGTCGCGGCGCAGTTCAGGGCGTCGGGGCGGCAGTTGTCTTTTCAACAGGTAAAGGGCTGCATAGGGGCCGACCCGCTTGGCGCTCTTGCTGAGTGTGGCGCTCTTGCCATTCCGCTTGAAGAACTTTACGATGAGATGGCTCACTGCGTAAAATGGGCCGAAAAAGAGGCTCCCTCTTTGAAGACTATCCTCATTCGCGGAAGCGTTTGGCACAACGGCGGAGCGTCCGCCACTCAGGAGGCAGCATACGCCGTTTGCTCCGCTATCGCCTACATCCGGGCGCTGCGCAGCCGCGGGATCGAGCCGGAAGCCGCCATGAAACAGATGAAATTCAGCCTCTCCCTCGGCAAAGATTTCTTTATGGAAATTGCGAAACTGCGCGCCATCCGCGTCGTCTGGGCGCAGGTGGCCGAAGCGTTCGGCTGCGGCTCCTCCGAATGTGCAAAAATAGATATTATCGCCGAAACCTCCAGCTTTACAATGTCCAAGTATGACCCTTACGTAAATGTTTTAAGAACCACGACCGAGGCTTTTTCTGGCGCTGTGGGCGGCGTCGCCGATATGGCGGTGGGCTGCTTCGACGAGGCGGTGCGTCCCGCCGGTGAAAATTCTAAAAGAATAGCGCGCAACATACAGATAATGCTTCAGACGGAGTTTGAGATGCTCCAGCCGGTAGACCCGGCAGGAGGCTCATGGTACGTAGAGCGCCTTACAGCGCAGTGCGCCCAGACAATTTGGGCGCTTGTGCAGAAGATAGAGGCTGACGGCGGCCTTTACGCCTCTCTTGAAAAGGGCCTCGTTCAGGAAGATATAGACAAGGTATTCAAGAGTCGGTTAAAAAATCTGGCGCTTAGAAAAGACCGGGCAGTGGGAACGAATATGTATCCGAACGCCACGGAAAAGCCTCTTGAGACGGATGGTGCGGACCCCGCTTCCGCTCGCGCGCTGCGAGCCGCCGCCGTTGCAAACTTCAAGAAATTGCGTGACGACGAACATCTTGCCGACGTCACGCGCCAGCTTGCCGCCAAATTGGCGGAGGGCGGCGATGACGTTGTTCCAGCTGTAGTCGAGGCCTATATGGCGGGAGCCTCTGCTGGCGAGATAAGAAAAATATTGGACGACGGGTTCGACGGAAGACCGGAGGCTGTACGTCCTGTCGCGCCGCACCGTCAGACGGAGGAGATAGAGGCTCTTCGCCTGGCTACGGAAGATTATGCGGCAAGAACTGGCAAAAATATCCGTATCTTCCTGGCGAACATGGGGCCCATTCCGCAGCACAAGGGACGCGCGGACTTCACCACCGGCTTCATGGAGGTGGCGAATTTCGAAGTGATCAAAAACACTGGATTTGCCTCCCCCGAAGAGGCGGCGGCCGCCGCTGTTGCCTCAGGCGCGGATGCCGCGGTCATCTGTTCTACCGACGATACCTACCCCGAGCTGGTGCCTCCAACCGCGCGCTGCATCAAAGCGGCAGCGCCGCAAATGAAGGTGCTGCTCGCCGGAGCGCCTGCGGCTGAGTTCAAAGATTCATACGTCGAGGCGGGCGTTGACGACTTTATACACGTCAAGGCAAACTGCCTCCAGATACTAAAATCCATCCAGGAATCAAAGGCAGGGTTTAAAAATGCTCAATAA
- the scpA gene encoding methylmalonyl-CoA mutase, with product MLNNPDFTQIPLNMAPRAPLSREEWKNRVEKETGRPLKELLHRTMEQIEVAPLYTAADYAGMNHLKYTAGVPPFLRGPYPTMYVTRPWTVRQYAGFSTAEESNAFYRRNLAAGQKGLSIAFDLATHRGYDSDHPRVVGDVGKAGVAVDSILDMEILFSGIPLGQMSVSMTMNGAVLPVLAFYIVAAQEQGVDKAVLSGTIQNDILKEFMVRNTYIYPPAPSMRIIGDIFAYTSRNMPKFNSISISGYHMQEAGATADIELGYTLADGLEYIRTGKAAGLGVDDFAPRLSFFWAIGKNYFMEVAKMRAGRMIWAKIVNQFGPKKAKSMALRTHSQTSGWSLTAQDPFNNISRTCIEAMAAALGHTQSLHTNALDEAIALPTDFSARIARNTQLYIQDETNVCKVIDPWGGSYYVEALTDELIRRAWGHIQEVEGLGGMSKAIETGLPKMRIEEAAARRQARIDSGSEKIVGVNDFQLEQEDPIDILEVDNSAVREAQLARLAKLRANRNQEDVDGWLEKITNSVATGEGNLLELAVEAARARASLGEISAAVEKVSGRHKAVIRSISGIYSSEFADEDIIEEVRQMTDDFEKREGRRPRIMIAKMGQDGHDRGAKVVATAYADMGFDVDIGPLFQTPEETAQDAVDNDVHIVGMSSLAAGHKTLLPQLVEELEKRGRGDIMVIAGGVIPAQDYQFLREHGASCIFGPGTVIPAAAKEMLVVLNRRLAEAEGRS from the coding sequence ATGCTCAATAACCCAGATTTTACCCAAATCCCGCTGAACATGGCGCCGCGCGCGCCGCTCTCCCGCGAAGAATGGAAGAACCGCGTCGAAAAAGAGACGGGAAGGCCGCTCAAAGAGCTGCTACACCGCACAATGGAACAGATAGAAGTGGCTCCACTATATACGGCCGCCGACTATGCAGGCATGAATCATTTAAAATACACGGCCGGAGTTCCGCCATTCCTGCGCGGGCCGTACCCAACCATGTACGTCACGCGTCCGTGGACGGTGCGCCAGTACGCGGGCTTCTCCACAGCCGAGGAAAGCAACGCCTTTTACCGCCGCAACCTAGCGGCGGGGCAGAAAGGGCTTTCAATAGCCTTCGACCTTGCGACCCACAGAGGATATGACTCTGACCATCCGCGCGTCGTTGGAGATGTCGGGAAGGCCGGCGTCGCCGTGGACTCCATTCTCGACATGGAGATACTCTTCTCCGGCATTCCGCTGGGGCAGATGTCCGTTTCTATGACGATGAACGGAGCGGTGCTTCCAGTGCTTGCCTTCTACATCGTTGCGGCGCAGGAACAGGGAGTAGACAAGGCTGTGCTCTCCGGCACCATCCAGAACGACATACTGAAAGAATTCATGGTGCGCAACACCTACATCTATCCGCCAGCGCCCTCCATGAGGATAATCGGCGACATCTTCGCCTATACCTCGCGCAACATGCCTAAGTTCAACAGCATAAGCATCTCAGGATATCACATGCAGGAGGCTGGCGCGACCGCGGACATAGAGCTTGGCTACACGCTTGCCGACGGTCTTGAGTACATACGCACCGGAAAGGCCGCGGGCCTTGGCGTTGACGATTTCGCGCCGCGTCTTTCGTTCTTCTGGGCCATAGGCAAGAACTACTTTATGGAAGTGGCGAAGATGCGCGCGGGCCGCATGATCTGGGCAAAGATAGTAAATCAATTCGGCCCCAAAAAGGCAAAGTCAATGGCTCTGCGCACGCATTCTCAGACCTCTGGCTGGAGCCTCACGGCGCAGGATCCCTTCAACAACATCTCGCGCACCTGCATAGAGGCGATGGCGGCGGCGCTCGGACATACGCAGTCGCTGCACACCAACGCGCTTGACGAGGCGATAGCGCTTCCGACCGACTTCTCCGCACGTATCGCAAGAAACACGCAGCTTTATATACAGGACGAGACAAATGTCTGCAAGGTTATCGATCCGTGGGGCGGCTCCTATTACGTGGAGGCGCTGACCGATGAGCTCATCCGCCGCGCCTGGGGGCACATCCAGGAGGTGGAAGGACTGGGCGGAATGTCGAAGGCCATAGAAACGGGACTGCCGAAGATGCGCATCGAAGAGGCAGCGGCCCGCAGACAGGCTCGCATCGACTCCGGCAGCGAAAAAATAGTCGGCGTCAACGACTTCCAGCTTGAACAGGAAGACCCGATAGACATTCTTGAAGTCGACAACTCAGCCGTCCGCGAAGCTCAGCTTGCTCGTCTTGCAAAACTCCGCGCCAACAGAAACCAAGAGGATGTCGACGGCTGGCTTGAAAAAATAACAAATTCCGTAGCCACCGGCGAAGGCAACCTGCTCGAGCTGGCTGTAGAGGCGGCGCGCGCAAGGGCCAGCCTCGGCGAAATATCGGCTGCGGTCGAAAAAGTCTCCGGGAGGCATAAGGCAGTGATACGCTCAATATCCGGAATATACAGCAGTGAATTTGCGGATGAGGACATCATCGAAGAGGTCCGCCAAATGACGGACGACTTTGAGAAACGTGAAGGACGCAGGCCGCGCATAATGATAGCCAAGATGGGTCAGGACGGGCATGACCGCGGCGCGAAGGTGGTAGCTACCGCCTACGCGGACATGGGTTTTGACGTGGACATAGGCCCGCTCTTTCAGACGCCCGAAGAGACTGCGCAGGACGCGGTAGACAACGACGTCCATATAGTAGGCATGAGCTCGCTTGCCGCGGGGCACAAAACATTGCTGCCGCAGCTCGTAGAGGAGCTTGAAAAGCGCGGGCGCGGCGACATCATGGTCATCGCGGGCGGCGTCATCCCGGCGCAGGACTATCAGTTCCTGCGCGAACACGGCGCTTCGTGCATATTCGGCCCAGGAACAGTTATACCGGCCGCGGCGAAGGAGATGCTTGTGGTTCTGAACCGGCGGCTGGCGGAGGCCGAGGGCCGGTCATAA
- the meaB gene encoding methylmalonyl Co-A mutase-associated GTPase MeaB, which yields MSGENFRPEWQPEGAGSEFACSVMPGVPMPADGGAAAAQNRPARYAQSRLTAEDYARGIAAGDRVMLSRAITIIESNAPKHFELGQEIIQRIMPLTGGAMRVGITGVPGAGKSTFIEALGQHLCQEGLKIAVLAVDPSSSVTRGSILGDKTRMENLAREKNAFIRPSPSGGSLGGVTRKSRETMLLCEAAGYDVVLVETVGVGQSETTVRSMVDYFLVVVITGAGDELQGLKKGIIELADSILVNKADGDNKMKALMARADYNQILHYLRPATEGWKTKAYACSSITGDGIDEIWNVIKDFRDNVSESGIFIKRRREQTIEWVRAMTAEHLQNRIAQNEALTKCREEIERSVICGEVTPTMAAKAVIDDMERLLFRR from the coding sequence ATGAGCGGCGAAAATTTCCGCCCCGAATGGCAGCCGGAGGGAGCGGGCAGTGAATTTGCCTGCTCCGTAATGCCCGGAGTGCCAATGCCGGCGGACGGTGGCGCAGCCGCGGCCCAGAACAGGCCGGCTCGTTACGCGCAAAGCAGGCTTACCGCCGAAGATTATGCGCGTGGGATAGCCGCGGGCGACAGGGTGATGCTTTCGCGCGCCATAACGATAATAGAAAGCAACGCGCCAAAGCATTTTGAGCTGGGGCAGGAGATAATCCAGCGCATCATGCCGCTCACCGGAGGCGCCATGCGCGTAGGCATCACGGGAGTGCCCGGCGCCGGCAAGAGCACCTTTATCGAAGCGCTCGGCCAGCACCTTTGCCAAGAGGGGCTCAAAATCGCGGTGCTTGCGGTCGATCCGTCGAGCTCTGTGACGCGCGGCAGCATCCTGGGTGACAAGACGAGGATGGAGAATCTGGCGCGCGAGAAAAACGCCTTTATCCGGCCTTCGCCTTCTGGCGGGTCGCTTGGAGGAGTTACGCGAAAAAGCCGTGAAACGATGCTTCTTTGCGAAGCCGCGGGCTACGACGTCGTACTGGTAGAGACGGTAGGCGTGGGACAGAGCGAGACGACGGTACGTTCTATGGTCGACTATTTTCTTGTAGTCGTCATAACAGGAGCCGGCGACGAGCTGCAGGGGTTAAAAAAAGGCATCATAGAGCTTGCGGACAGCATCCTCGTCAACAAGGCAGACGGGGACAATAAAATGAAAGCTCTCATGGCGCGCGCCGATTACAACCAGATACTGCACTATCTGCGTCCAGCGACCGAGGGTTGGAAGACAAAGGCCTACGCCTGTTCCTCAATAACCGGCGACGGTATCGATGAGATATGGAACGTTATAAAAGATTTCCGTGACAATGTTTCAGAGTCAGGGATCTTCATAAAGAGACGAAGAGAACAGACGATCGAATGGGTCCGCGCAATGACGGCGGAACATCTGCAAAATCGCATCGCGCAGAACGAAGCGCTTACGAAATGCAGGGAGGAAATCGAAAGGAGCGTGATTTGCGGCGAAGTGACCCCTACGATGGCCGCAAAGGCGGTAATTGACGACATGGAAAGATTACTCTTCCGTCGTTAG
- a CDS encoding ABC transporter substrate-binding protein, which produces MFHCRLRGAFIIILLFIATASAPSLSEAGPKRIISVTPVGTEILFALGQGQNIAGVTSFCDYPPEALKKPKIGGYSDINFEALVAQRVDLVVLQDMHSQSIPDLEKLKIPYFVVKQENISDIYKAVDGLGKICGASKKAELIVAGMKKDIAAISKKVNGRPRPSVLLCVSRELSGNVIPAFYAAGTRNFYNEVISLAGGENVMGKTKSVVTYHKISQEGLALIDPNVIVDLVGEAKYYHSADKIDINKVFNEKYLKGQWLSGVKVKAVRDGRIYIMDGTVFLRPGPRLPFIIKSFAKALHPEVKW; this is translated from the coding sequence TTGTTTCATTGCAGACTTAGAGGCGCTTTTATCATCATTCTTTTATTTATAGCCACCGCGTCAGCCCCCTCTCTATCAGAGGCGGGGCCCAAACGAATCATCTCTGTCACTCCTGTGGGGACTGAGATACTTTTTGCACTTGGGCAGGGGCAAAATATCGCGGGCGTGACGAGCTTTTGCGACTATCCGCCTGAGGCGCTGAAGAAGCCCAAAATTGGCGGATATTCCGATATAAACTTCGAGGCGCTGGTAGCTCAGAGGGTGGATCTCGTCGTGCTGCAAGATATGCACTCGCAGTCTATCCCGGATCTTGAAAAATTAAAGATACCATATTTCGTAGTGAAGCAGGAAAACATCTCTGATATTTACAAAGCGGTGGACGGGCTTGGGAAAATCTGCGGAGCCTCTAAAAAGGCGGAGCTGATAGTTGCCGGCATGAAGAAGGATATAGCGGCGATAAGCAAAAAGGTGAACGGTCGTCCGCGCCCCAGCGTGCTGCTCTGCGTCTCGCGCGAACTCTCCGGCAATGTCATACCAGCGTTTTACGCCGCCGGCACAAGGAATTTTTATAATGAGGTCATATCGCTTGCCGGAGGCGAGAACGTTATGGGGAAGACAAAGAGCGTCGTCACCTACCACAAAATATCTCAGGAGGGGCTTGCGCTCATAGACCCTAATGTGATAGTGGACCTCGTCGGTGAAGCGAAATATTATCATTCGGCAGACAAGATAGATATAAATAAAGTATTCAATGAAAAATATTTAAAGGGCCAATGGCTTTCGGGGGTCAAGGTCAAAGCGGTGCGCGACGGGCGTATCTATATCATGGACGGCACCGTATTTCTGCGCCCAGGACCGCGCCTGCCCTTTATTATAAAATCCTTCGCGAAGGCGCTGCACCCCGAGGTAAAATGGTGA